The following proteins come from a genomic window of Phnomibacter ginsenosidimutans:
- the kbl gene encoding glycine C-acetyltransferase, with protein sequence MNEKFVARIKAELAEIESAGLFKKERIITSEQGPEITVNGKQVLNFCANNYLGLSSHPKVIEAAHKAIDTHGYGMSSVRFICGTQDIHKELEQKLAQFLGTEDTILYAAAFDANGGVFEPLFNEEDAIISDALNHASIIDGVRLCKAQRYRYEHNNMADLEAKLKESQHLRSRIIVTDGSFSMDGTIAQLDKICDLADQYDAIVMIDECHSSGFLGKTGRGTHEYRGVMGRIDIITGTLGKALGGASGGFTSGRKEIIEMLRQRSRPYLFSNTVAPSIVGASIAVLDMLTETTELRDKLEYNTKYFRSKMTEAGFDIKPGEHPIVPVMLYDAVVAQNFAARILDEGIYVIGFFFPVVPKGQARIRVQMCAAHTQEHLDRAIAAFTKVGKELGVIQ encoded by the coding sequence ATGAACGAAAAATTTGTTGCCCGTATAAAAGCCGAATTGGCCGAAATAGAATCAGCCGGCCTTTTCAAAAAAGAACGCATTATTACCAGTGAGCAAGGCCCCGAGATAACCGTGAACGGCAAGCAAGTGCTCAACTTTTGCGCCAACAACTACCTTGGTCTCAGCAGCCATCCTAAAGTCATCGAAGCAGCCCACAAAGCCATTGATACCCATGGTTATGGCATGAGTTCCGTTCGTTTTATTTGCGGTACGCAGGACATTCACAAAGAGCTGGAGCAAAAACTGGCGCAGTTCCTCGGTACCGAAGACACAATTTTATACGCCGCAGCCTTCGATGCCAACGGCGGCGTATTCGAACCATTGTTCAATGAAGAAGATGCCATCATTAGCGATGCCCTCAACCATGCCAGCATCATCGATGGCGTACGCCTTTGCAAGGCCCAGCGCTACCGCTACGAGCACAACAATATGGCCGACCTCGAAGCCAAGCTGAAAGAAAGCCAACACCTGCGCAGCCGCATCATCGTTACCGATGGTAGCTTCAGCATGGATGGTACCATTGCACAGCTCGATAAAATTTGCGACCTCGCCGATCAGTACGATGCCATTGTAATGATTGATGAATGCCACAGCAGCGGCTTCCTCGGCAAAACCGGCCGCGGTACGCATGAATATCGTGGGGTGATGGGTCGCATCGATATCATTACCGGCACCTTGGGCAAAGCCCTTGGCGGCGCAAGTGGTGGTTTCACCAGCGGTCGTAAAGAGATTATTGAAATGCTGCGTCAGCGCAGCCGGCCCTACCTGTTCAGCAATACCGTAGCCCCGAGCATTGTGGGTGCCAGCATTGCCGTGCTCGATATGCTCACCGAAACCACCGAGCTCCGCGACAAACTCGAATACAACACCAAATATTTCCGCAGCAAAATGACCGAAGCCGGCTTCGACATCAAGCCCGGCGAGCATCCCATTGTACCGGTAATGTTGTACGATGCAGTAGTAGCGCAAAACTTTGCAGCCCGCATCCTCGACGAAGGCATTTACGTCATCGGTTTCTTCTTCCCCGTGGTGCCCAAAGGCCAGGCCCGCATACGGGTGCAAATGTGTGCCGCCCACACGCAGGAGCACCTCGACCGGGCCATTGCCGCCTTTACCAAAGTAGGCAAGGAGTTGGGAGTGATTCAGTAA